In the Wyeomyia smithii strain HCP4-BCI-WySm-NY-G18 chromosome 2, ASM2978416v1, whole genome shotgun sequence genome, one interval contains:
- the LOC129721879 gene encoding uncharacterized protein K02A2.6-like yields the protein MKNDADDYSSYAASINKHCEAFQLSKLSNDQFKALRFVCGLQSPRDADIRTRLIGKLEVEEFAPAVGDGAGTILTLENLVEECNRIINVKQDTKMIEKSGNDKHVNAIAHHPKPASKKKIPKTPCWLCGDPHYVKECSYQNRYCSKCKKKGHKEGYCSSAEQKSSRPVDKPRKKDTVKSKGITLVKKVDLSKKRKFIKLNLNGFPIQLQLDCASDITIISEQVWEKIGKPPTQETEVVAVSASGDEIGIIGELLANITVHGITRIGRVFVSSKPDLNVFGIETIDQFDLWSVPFNTLIQSVQQKFEPLVEKLRSRFPDVFQSSLGRCTKAQVKLYLKPNSRPVYCPKRPVAYAALPKVDAELQRLQDKGIISPVQFSDWAAPIVVVRKADNVSVRVCGDYSTGLNDVLESDCHPLPHPEDMFAELAGSRFFSHIDLSDAYLQVEVEEEFRKMLTINTHQGLFQYNRLPPGVKSAPGAFQRIIDSMVAGIPGVKPYLDDIMIAGKTQEEHDRNLYAVLERIQDYGFHFRIEKCRFSLPQIKFLGHIIDEDGLHPDPEKTRAISQMPAPKNISQLRSYLGAINYYGRFVGQMKELRAPLDRLLKKDARWDWTAECQRSFERFKTILLSDLLLTHYDPDKEIIVAGDASKDGLGAVIMHRFPNGAVKAIAHASRSLTPAEQNYGQIEKEALALIFAVTRFHKMVFGRRFTLQTDHKPLLKIFGSKKGIPVYTANRLQRWALTLMLYNFDIQFVPTASFGHADLLSRLMSSNSRPDEDYIIAALQIELDVKAILDDSISALPVTSEMIVKETSRDPVLQKVIQHINQGWPQTATQPQDPAIRQFFTRRDSLQIVQDCIMFGDRVVIPARFRKRIIRQLHRGHPGMNRMKALARSFVYWPNIDDDIETCVRHCSSCAEAAKSPRKTDLESWPIPSKPWERIHIDYAGPVNGYYYLVIVDAYSKWPEVFRTRSTTTTATLEILEETFARYGNPRTLVSDNGSQFISSTFKQFCEANGICHLTIAPYHPQSNGQAERFVDTLKRGLKKLVKGENTATFQHLQIFLSTYRSTPSRNLPEGKSPADLFLGRSIRTTLDLVKPQFPSPTEVNTKQNTQFNRRYNTIKREFKANDLVYAEVHQRNAIKWIPGTIVERKGRVNYNVLLETGRLICSHTNQLKQRHGDCDSSPVLSNMPLSMLLDEFNLQPVKPAVSEIPDESAAPVVEEASPIIPEGESDDDFQDAELASSRSLSPAQPDRPVRNRRVPNWLNPYDLF from the coding sequence ATGAAGAACGACGCTGATGATTATTCTTCGTATGCTGCTTCAATCAACAAGCACTGTGAAGCATTTCAGTTATCAAAGCTCTCTAACGATCAATTCAAAGCGCTCCGGTTCGTTTGTGGTCTCCAGTCACCACGCGATGCGGACATCCGCACACGATTGATAGGCAAGTTAGAAGTAGAAGAATTCGCACCCGCCGTCGGTGATGGAGCTGGGACAATTCTGACGCTAGAAAACCTGGTGGAAGAATGCAATCGGATCATCAATGTTAAACAGGACACCAAAATGATCGAGAAAAGTGGAAACGACAAGCACGTCAACGCTATCGCTCATCATCCGAAACCTGCTAGCAAGAAGAAGATTCCGAAAACACCCTGCTGGTTGTGTGGAGACCCGCACTATGTCAAGGAGTGCTCTTATCAAAACCGTTATTGCAGCAAGTGCAAAAAGAAGGGTCACAAGGAAGGCTATTGTTCCTCCGCTGAGCAGAAGTCATCCAGGCCGGTCGACAAACCAAGGAAAAAGGACACGGTCAAGTCCAAAGGCATCACATTGGTTAAAAAAGTCGACCTCTCAAAGAAACGAAAGTTCATCAAGTTGAATCTCAACGGCTTCCCGATCCAGTTGCAACTAGACTGTGCGTCAGACATCACAATAATCTCCGAGCAAGTCTGGGAAAAGATTGGCAAACCACCAACTCAAGAGACTGAAGTTGTAGCTGTCAGTGCATCCGGAGACGAGATTGGTATCATCGGTGAATTGCTAGCAAACATCACTGTCCATGGCATCACCAGAATAGGCCGAGTTTTTGTTTCAAGCAAACCGGATCTCAACGTCTTCGGCATCGAGACGATCGATCAATTCGATCTCTGGTCAGTTCCGTTCAACACATTGATTCAGTCTGTACAGCAGAAGTTCGAGCCCTTGGTAGAGAAGCTCCGTTCCAGATTTCCTGATGTTTTTCAAAGTTCCCTTGGTCGTTGCACCAAAGCACAAGTGAAACTGTACCTCAAACCCAATTCACGCCCTGTGTATTGTCCAAAGAGGCCGGTGGCCTACGCTGCACTTCCCAAAGTTGACGCCGAACTACAGAGATTGCAAGATAAAGGTATCATTTCACCAGTTCAATTCTCCGACTGGGCGGCCCCCATCGTGGTTGTTCGAAAGGCTGACAACGTCTCCGTTCGTGTCTGTGGTGATTACTCCACGGGTCTCAACGACGTGCTGGAATCCGATTGTCATCCTTTACCGCATCCGGAAGACATGTTTGCCGAGCTAGCTGGTTCCCGCTTTTTCTCGCACATCGATCTTTCAGATGCATACCTCCAAGTGGAAGTCGAAGAAGAATTCCGTAAGATGCTGACCATCAACACTCATCAAGGATTGTTCCAGTACAACCGTTTGCCACCCGGAGTCAAATCCGCCCCTGGTGCTTTCCAGAGAATCATCGATAGTATGGTAGCCGGCATTCCAGGTGTCAAACCATATCTTGACGACATCATGATTGCTGGAAAAACTCAAGAGGAACACGATCGCAACCTTTACGCTGTCTTGGAACGAATTCAAGACTATGGATTTCATTTCCGCATTGAGAAGTGCCGTTTCTCACTTCCACAGATTAAATTCCTGGGTCACATCATTGACGAGGATGGTCTCCACCCTGATCCTGAGAAGACGCGAGCCATTTCCCAGATGCCAGCCCCGAAGAACATTTCGCAGCTGCGATCTTATTTGGGAGCAATCAACTACTATGGACGATTCGTTGGCCAAATGAAAGAGCTTCGTGCGCCACTGGACCGTCTGCTGAAGAAGGACGCTCGCTGGGATTGGACCGCCGAATGCCAGAGGTCTTTCGAACGTTTTAAGACAATCCTCCTTTCCGATTTGTTGCTGACTCACTACGATCCAGATAAGGAAATCATCGTTGCCGGTGACGCTTCTAAGGATGGTTTGGGTGCAGTGATTATGCACCGTTTTCCGAATGGCGCGGTCAAGGCCATCGCACACGCTTCAAGGTCACTGACACCAGCTGAACAAAACTACGGACAGATCGAGAAGGAAGCTCTAGCGCTTATTTTTGCAGTTACCCGTTTTCACAAAATGGTTTTCGGACGTAGATTCACTCTTCAAACCGACCACAAGCCGTTGCTGAAAATATTTGGAAGCAAGAAGGGTATTCCAGTTTACACCGCAAATCGCCTACAACGCTGGGCACTCACGCTGATGCTTTATAATTTCGACATCCAGTTTGTGCCGACTGCAAGTTTTGGTCACGCTGATCTCCTGTCACGCCTGATGAGTTCAAACAGTAGACCGGACGAAGACTACATCATCGCTGCTTTGCAAATTGAATTGGATGTGAAAGCGATCCTCGACGACTCCATCTCTGCTTTACCGGTCACATCTGAAATGATAGTCAAGGAAACAAGTCGTGATCCAGTCCTACAAAAGGTGATCCAGCACATCAATCAAGGTTGGCCGCAAACTGCAACCCAACCACAGGATCCAGCCATTCGTCAGTTTTTCACCAGACGAGATAGCCTGCAGATCGTTCAAGATTGCATAATGTTTGGTGATCGGGTCGTTATTCCAGCACGTTTCCGTAAGCGCATCATTCGTCAATTGCATCGAGGACATCCTGGAATGAATCGCATGAAAGCGTTAGCTAGAAGCTTCGTTTACTGGCCAAACATAGACGACGATATAGAAACTTGTGTTCGACATTGCAGTTCCTGTGCCGAAGCCGCCAAATCCCCGAGAAAAACTGATCTGGAGTCCTGGCCAATTCCGTCGAAACCCTGGGAGCGCATTCACATCGACTACGCTGGCCCCGTGAATGGTTACTACTATTTGGTTATCGTCGACGCTTACTCAAAATGGCCCGAAGTTTTCCGCACCCGCAGTACAACAACGACAGCAACACTGGAAATTCTTGAAGAAACCTTCGCAAGGTATGGAAATCCACGAACCCTGGTGTCAGACAACGGTTCCCAGTTCATCAGTTCAACATTCAAACAGTTTTGTGAAGCAAACGGAATCTGTCACCTGACCATAGCTCCGTATCACCCGCAGTCGAATGGACAGGCTGAAAGGTTTGTTGACACACTGAAGAGGGGACTCAAGAAGCTTGTCAAGGGGGAAAACACGGCCACATTCCAACATCTCCAGATTTTCTTATCTACGTACCGCTCAACCCCGAGTCGAAACTTGCCTGAAGGAAAGTCACCTGCTGACCTGTTCCTAGGAAGATCGATCCGTACAACACTCGATCTTGTCAAGCCACAGTTTCCAAGCCCAACTGAAGTAAACACGAAACAAAACACTCAGTTCAACAGACGCTACAACACCATCAAACGGGAGTTCAAAGCAAATGATCTGGTCTACGCAGAGGTACACCAACGCAATGCAATCAAGTGGATTCCTGGAACAATTGTGGAGCGCAAAGGCCGGGTAAACTACAACGTTCTGTTGGAAACTGGACGTCTCATTTGCTCGCACACAAATCAGTTGAAGCAACGTCATGGCGATTGCGACAGTTCTCCAGTATTATCCAACATGCCGCTCTCTATGCTGTTGGATGAATTCAACCTCCAACCAGTGAAGCCCGCTGTTTCTGAGATTCCAGATGAATCAGCTGCCCCTGTAGTTGAAGAAGCTTCTCCAATCATACCTGAAGGTGAATCAGATGACGATTTCCAGGATGCAGAGTTAGCCAGTAGCCGTTCCCTGTCTCCTGCCCAGCCAGACCGTCCAGTTCGAAATCGTAGGGTCCCAAATTGGTTGAACCCCTACGATCTCTTCTAA